ATCTGCTGGCGATCGCTCAGCTGCCCATTTTTATCAACCAGCGCCGACGCAATTTTGCTGCCGCCAATATCCACAGCCAGACATTTTCCCATGGTTGCTGCCTTATCGATGAAGCCATTCAGTGGCAGAAAAGATAAACTCCATTTAAAGTAATTAAAAGGAGTTTTGCTTCATTGGGCTGGACGTCTGTTGTTTTGTGGAGTAAAACTTCAATTAATATTTTGTTATGGAGTTAAAGCCATGTCGTCTGTTGCCTCGCTGAAAAAACGCTTTCACCACGGCTTAATTGTCTCCTGCCAGCCGGTAGCGGGTAGTCCGATGGATAACCCGCAGCTGGTGGCGGCGATGGCCGCTGCGGCAGTGCAGGGGGGCGCCGTCGCCTTGCGCATTGAGGGTATCGACAATCTGCGCGCGGTGCGTCAGGTCACCGATGTGCCAGTTATCGGAATTATTAAACGCGACCTGCCGGATACCCCGATTCGCATTACACCCTGGCTGAGCGATATCGATCAGCTAAGCGCGGCGGGGGCCGATATTATTGCTTTTGATGCCACCTGGCGTGCGCGCCCGTGCAGCGTAAAGGCACTGTATCAGCGTGTGCGTGACAATCAGCGTCTGACAATGGCGGATTGCGCCACCTTTGATGAGGGGATCGCCGCGCAGCAGATGGGCATTGATTTTATTGGCACCACGCTTTCCGGTTATACCGGCGGTGAGATACCCGCCTTGCCCGATATTGCGCTGGTCAGCGATCTTGCGCAGGCCGGTGCTTGTGTGATTGCCGAAGGGCGCTATAACGCGCCGGATCTGGCCGCGGCTGCCATCAGCGCCGGTGCGCTGGCGGTCACCGTTGGTTCAGCCATCACCCGAATTGAACATATTTGCGGCTGGTTTACCGCCGCCATCCAGCAGGCCTGAGTGGCCTGAGTGAAGAGGAGAAACCATGAGTAAGTTAACCGGCTTGATTGCTGCCCCCCATACCCCTTTCGACGAGCAGGGTGCGGTAAATTATCCTGCTATCGATAAGATTGCCGCCCATCTGATTGATGACGGCATCAAAGGCGTTTATGTCCTGGGCACGACCGGCGAAGGTTTGCACTGTTCAGTCAGTGAGCGTAAGCAGATTGCCCGGCGATGGGTCGATGCTGCAGGCGGCGAACTGGCTATCACGCTGCACACCGGTGCGCTCAGTGTGGCCGATGCGGTTGAGTTGTCACAGCATGCCGAGACCCTCGACATTTTCGCCACGTCGGCGATTGGTCCCTGCTTTTTTAAACCCGGCAGCGTTGCCGATTTAGTGGCTTATTGTCAGGCGATTGCCGCTGCGGCGCCGTCAAAAGGCTTTTATTATTACCATTCCGGCATGTCCGGGCTGAACCTCGATATGGAGCAGTTTTTATTACAGGCAGAGTCCGCCATTCCAAACCTGA
This is a stretch of genomic DNA from Winslowiella toletana. It encodes these proteins:
- a CDS encoding N-acetylmannosamine-6-phosphate 2-epimerase, which translates into the protein MSSVASLKKRFHHGLIVSCQPVAGSPMDNPQLVAAMAAAAVQGGAVALRIEGIDNLRAVRQVTDVPVIGIIKRDLPDTPIRITPWLSDIDQLSAAGADIIAFDATWRARPCSVKALYQRVRDNQRLTMADCATFDEGIAAQQMGIDFIGTTLSGYTGGEIPALPDIALVSDLAQAGACVIAEGRYNAPDLAAAAISAGALAVTVGSAITRIEHICGWFTAAIQQA
- a CDS encoding dihydrodipicolinate synthase family protein, with protein sequence MSKLTGLIAAPHTPFDEQGAVNYPAIDKIAAHLIDDGIKGVYVLGTTGEGLHCSVSERKQIARRWVDAAGGELAITLHTGALSVADAVELSQHAETLDIFATSAIGPCFFKPGSVADLVAYCQAIAAAAPSKGFYYYHSGMSGLNLDMEQFLLQAESAIPNLSGIKFNSPDLYEYQRCLRVSGGKFDIPFGVDEHLPGGLAVGAIGAVGSTYNYAAPLFQSIISDFNAGRHAAVIAQMDRVVALIRVLVEFGGVAAGKAAMQLHGINAGNPRLPLRALTSEQKQTVTRRMAEALGR